In one window of Macrotis lagotis isolate mMagLag1 chromosome 5, bilby.v1.9.chrom.fasta, whole genome shotgun sequence DNA:
- the KCNA2 gene encoding potassium voltage-gated channel subfamily A member 2, whose amino-acid sequence MTVATGDPADEAAALPGHPQDTYDPEADHECCERVVINISGMRFETQLKTLAQFPETLLGDPKKRMRYFDPLRNEYFFDRNRPSFDAILYYYQSGGRLRRPVNVPLDIFSEEIRFYELGEEAMEMFREDEGYIKEEERPLPENEFQRQVWLLFEYPESSGPARIIAIVSVMVILISIVSFCLETLPIFRDENEDMPGGGMSYHTYSNSTIGYQQSNSFTDPFFIVETLCIIWFSFEFLVRFFACPSKAGFFTNIMNIIDIVAIIPYFITLGTELAEKTDDAQQGQQAMSLAILRVIRLVRVFRIFKLSRHSKGLQILGQTLKASMRELGLLIFFLFIGVILFSSAVYFAEADERDSQFPSIPDAFWWAVVSMTTVGYGDMVPTTIGGKIVGSLCAIAGVLTIALPVPVIVSNFNYFYHRETEGEEQAQYLQVTSCPKIPSSPDLKKSRSASTISKSDYMEIQEGVNNSNEDFREENLKTANCTLANTNYVNITKMLTDV is encoded by the coding sequence ATGACAGTGGCCACTGGAGACCCAGCAGATGAAGCTGCCGCCCTCCCCGGGCACCCCCAGGACACCTACGACCCTGAGGCCGACCATGAGTGCTGTGAGAGGGTAGTCATCAACATCTCGGGAATGCGATTTGAGACACAACTCAAAACTTTGGCCCAGTTTCCAGAGACCCTCTTAGGGGACCCTAAGAAGCGAATGAGGTACTTCGATCCACTCCGAAATGAATACTTTTTTGACAGGAACCGCCCTAGCTTTGATGCCATCTTATATTACTACCAGTCTGGGGGCCGGTTAAGGCGCCCTGTGAATGTCCCCTTGGATATCTTCTCAGAAGAAATTCGCTTTTATGAACTGGGCGAGGAGGCCATGGAAATGTTCCGAGAGGATGAAGGCTACATCAAGGAGGAAGAGCGTCCTTTACCGGAAAATGAGTTTCAGAGACAGGTGTGGCTTCTGTTTGAATACCCAGAGAGCTCTGGGCCAGCCAGGATTATAGCTATTGTGTCAGTCATGGTGATTTTGATCTCCATCGTGAGTTTCTGTCTTGAAACTTTGCCCATTTTCCGGGATGAGAATGAAGACATGCCTGGGGGTGGCATGTCTTACCATACCTACTCTAACAGCACCATTGGATACCAACAGTCCAATTCCTTCACTGACCCTTTCTTCATCGTGGAGACACTATGCATCATCTGGTTTTCCTTTGAGTTCCTCGTCAGGTTCTTTGCCTGTCCCAGCAAAGCTGGTTTCTTCACCAATATCATGAACATCATTGACATCGTGGCCATCATCCCCTACTTCATCACCCTTGGGACCGAGCTGGCAGAGAAGACAGATGACGCCCAGCAAGGCCAGCAGGCAATGTCATTGGCTATTCTTCGTGTGATCCGATTGGTAAGAGTCTTTAGGATTTTCAAGCTGTCCAGACACTCCAAAGGGCTCCAGATCCTAGGTCAGACCCTCAAGGCCAGTATGAGAGAATTGGGCCTCCTGATATTCTTCCTCTTCATCGGGGTCATTCTCTTCTCTAGTGCTGTCTATTTCGCAGAGGCAGATGAGCGAGATTCCCAGTTCCCTAGTATCCCCGATGCCTTCTGGTGGGCAGTCGTCTCCATGACAACAGTGGGCTACGGAGACATGGTCCCCACCACCATTGGGGGAAAGATCGTGGGTTCCCTTTGTGCTATTGCAGGTGTCTTAACTATTGCCTTACCAGTCCCTGTCATAGTGTCCAATTTCAACTACTTCTACCACcgggagacagagggagaggaacAGGCTCAGTACTTACAAGTGACCAGCTGTCCAAAGATCCCATCTTCCCCTGACCTAAAGAAAAGTAGGAGTGCCTCCACCATTAGTAAGTCTGATTACATGGAGATTCAGGAAGGGGTAAATAACAGCAATGAGGACTTTAGAGAGGAAAACTTGAAAACAGCCAACTGTACCCTGGCTAACACAAACTATGTGAATATTACCAAAATGTTAACTGATGTCTGA